Genomic segment of Alphaproteobacteria bacterium:
CACGCCGCTGGGGGATGTCAGCACCGTGAAAATAGACGGATCTGCATGGTCGAAACTGACCGTGTTGATCGCCATGAATTTCGACAGGTCGTATTTATACGGCGCGTAATTGCCGTGCCACGCCACCACATCCAGCGGCGAATGGCCAAGCGCCGCCTGCCACAGGGATCCTGAAAATTTCGCGATCATTTTATACGCGCCTTCTTTTTCCTCATACGCCGCGACGGGGTAGAGGAAATCGCGCGGATAAGCAAGGCCGTTCGACCCGATAGGCCCGAGGTCGGGCAGCGTGAAATGCGCGCCGTAATTTTCGCAGATATAGCCGCGCGCGTTATCGTCCTGCAAATCGACCGCGAATTTGATGCCGCGCGGGATGACGATGATCTCACCGGGCGCGACATCCAGCATACCCATTTCGGTGCGGAAGGTAAGGCTGCCGAAATCCGGCACGATCAGCATTTCGCCGTCGGCATTATAGAAGAAACGCTTGTCCATCGACGCATTCGCGGCATAACGATGCACGGCCAGTCCCGACCATTCGTCGGGATTTCCGTTGGCCGCCATCGTCACGATGCCGTCGACGAAGTCGATTTTCTTTTTCGGCAGCGGCAGCGCGTCCCAGCGCATCTGGTTGGGCGATGCGGGCGCGGCGGATTTCGGCGCGGCGAAAGACGGATGCACATATTGCGTGAACGGTTTATGCATGACGGAGGGGCGGATGCGGTAAAGCCATGTGCGTTTCTGCTGTTTGTGCGGCACGGTAAACGCGCTGCCGCTCAGTTGCTCGGCATACAAACCATAGGGCGGTTTCTGCGGCGAATTCTGTCCTTCGGGCAGCGCGCCCGCCAATGCTTCGGTTGCGAATTCGTTGCCGAATCCCGATTGATACTGCAATGTCTTGCGGGACGCCATTTTTAAACTCCGTACTTGAATTTGAACAGGCCGTAGAATACGGCCAGCATAATGCCGATCAGGATGATCGTGACCAATTTGAATTCGTGGCGTGATTCAAACGCCGCGCCGCTGATGCTGCAAAGGCTGTCGGGCGTTGCCTGCAGCATGGATTTGTTGCGCGCATTCTGCTGGTCGAAAATCGCGAAAAAGATAAACACGATCGCGCCGCCCATGATGAAGGCCATCATGTCCGGCCACAAGCCGGCGGGGCGATAGCCGAGGATGCCGAAAAACGTGATGCCGCCGATCAGGCAGAGCAGCACGATCTCGCTCAGCATAATATCCTTGGTCTTCGACAAAATCAGGGTATCAAGGTCGCGGTAGATTCTTGAAACGCTGTCGTGATGCCCCAGTTCGGGTTTTAACGCGGTCAGGTCATGATATGCCGCGCCAATCGCCGCGCGGTCGGTGGTGGTAATCACGGCATGCGCGCCTGTCACAAGGCGGCGGAGCGCGCCAACTTTGAGCTTTGCTTCCTGCTTGATCGCCTCGATGCCATAGGCGATGTCGAGCGCAAGGCCTTCCTCATGCTTGGTGCGTTCCAGCACGCGGTCCCAGGCAAAGGCGATCAGGATGGCGTAGAACACCGCCGACAGCGCGACTGCGTCGTAGAAATCCGCCAGCACGCTGCCTTGCGTGAAATAGCAATATCCGCCGCCCAGCAGGATGGTCAAAATGCTGGCGGTATAGGCAAAACCGTCCTCCGCCCGCACGGTCACCAGCAGGTTGGCGGTAATGACGAACAACCCGCCAATCACCGCGAGATCCGTCAGGCTTGAATAACCGCCTACATACAGCCACGCGACCGCCATGATCGGGGCGAGGAAATCCGGCACCGGAATGCTCGGGTTCGGGTTGCGCAAAATGCTGAACAGGTAACACAGGCTGCCCAGCAGATGCACTGCAATACCCGTTATCGCCGCAAGGCCGATGCCGTTGAACGTGATCGTGCCCGATGTATGGAACAGCATAAATCCGACCGCAAAAACCGGCAGCGCCGCAAGGCGCGTGAATGCAGAGCCAAGATACGCGCCAATCACAACGTCATCACCGAACTTCGCCGCAAATCCGCGCGTCACGCGGCGGCGCAGCGCCGTGCTGACCGCAACGCCGACGCTGCCCAGAAGCGCAAGCCCGTAACCCGTCAGACGATCCGGATCAATATTTTTCAGCAGCGATACATCAAATGACGACAGCAATCCGTGATTATCCGCAGCGACGACAAAAGCAATACCGGCGACCGCCAGTAGGCCGAATACGTAATCCATGCGGCGCGCCTGTTCCCAGCCCTTCGCGATCAGGAACGGCGCAAGCCAAGCGCCGATGATCGGCCATGTCTCGTAAATGATCGTCGCGCCGGCCTTCGATGTTTTTAGCAGCGCGAACATGAAACACATATGGTTGATCGCGCCCGCCGTCGCCGTCGCCGCAATCAGCGCCCATGTCTTGCCGTCGATTTTGAAAACGCTGCTGCGTTTTTTCGTGCCGTATTTTTTGCGCAGCATAAAAGCCGCCGCTGCTGCCGCGACCAGCCCGCACGCCAGATGCGCCATGCTGACAAACAGGATCGGGTCATTGTTACGCAGGCCAAGCGATGCCAGCAGCGGATAAAGGCTGAACATCAGCACCGACATCATCATGAGCAGCAAGGAGGTCAAGCAAGCCTCGGCGGTCGTTTTTGAAAGGATGCCCGATTGTAACGCGCCCGCGCCCCCGACAAAACCCTGAAATGAATAGAAAAAACAGGTCAAATCCCCTTGAATCGAATGCTTGACTCCACCACATAAAGCATCTACAAAGTGTCTTCTTGTCGCGGGGTGGAGCAGCCCGGTAGCTCGTCAGGCTCATAACCTGAAGGTCATAGGTTCAAATCCTATCCCCGCAACCAATTCAAAGAAAACTAAAGCCCTTGTAAAACAAGGGCTTTTTCTTTTGGTACGCGCAAAACTTTTTCTAATAATATCCCTGTGATACACTAAAAAGAGCTAGCGCGCAGCTAGCGCATTTAGCGCAGGGGGAATGACAGCATGGAATCGCATGAAATCCTCAATGGCAAAGCTCGTCTTTACCGCCGACCGGACAGCGACCTTTGGTATGCGTCCGTTTATTGGACGGGCAAGAACCATCGCAAAAGCACCGGAGAAAAGGATTTGGAGCAGGCCAAGGTCATTGCCGAGGATTGGTACAGGCAGCTGACCGGCAGACCAAAACCGGCAAAGTCCATGCAGGCATCCGCGAATGAGGCCGGAACGCATAAAATCCTTAACGGCAAAGTCCAGCTCTTCCGGAGGGCCGAGGACGGCCCCTGGCACTGTGCTGCCTCCTTCGGCAACAGCACCCAAGTCCGCAAGAGCACCAAAGAGACTAGCCTTGCCTTGGCCAAGCAAGTGGCCGAGGACTGGTATCTGGAAATGAAGGGTAAGGCCCGTGCGGGCCTGCTCGAAAGGGACAAGACCTTTGCCGAGGCCGCCGACAAGTTCTCGGAGGAATACGAGGCCGTAACCAAAGGCCACCGCAGCCCCAAATGGGTGCAGGGCCACAAGGACCGTATCCGGCTGCATCTGCTACCTTACTTCGGCAGGAAACCCCTGCCTGAAATATCAGCTGGAGTCGCGCAGGAATACCGCGCCCATCGTATGACCCAGCCTGAAGGCTGGGATGAGGAAGAGAAAGGGCCGTGGAATCCCCCGGCCCGCAATACCATTCATAATGAAATCGTCACTCTCAGCATGATCCTGAAAACAGCCCATCGGCATGGATGGATAGGCCAGGTTCCCGACCTCTCCGACCCCTACCGCCGACAGAGCAAGGTGGAACACCGTCCTTGGTTTACGCCCAACGAGTATAAGCAGCTTTTCGAGGCGACGCGGAAGAATGCCGCCAAGCCAAAAAGTCTACGTTTCAAATGGCACGCTGAACAACTACATGACTTCGTCCTGTTTATGGCGAACACTGGCTTGCGACCGGACGAAGTCAGCCTGCTCCAGTTCCGCGACGTCGAAATCGTCGACGACGAATATTCCGGAGAGCGCATCCTTGAGATCGAAGTGCATGGCAAGCGCGGCGTAGGCTATTGCAAGTCCATGCCCGGAGCCGTTCTGCCCTTCGAGCGCCTGCGCGACCGCAAGCGTCTTAAAACTGTGACAACGGATGATGGTAAAACGACGGAGGTTTCAGTAATTCCTGAACCGAACGATCTTCTGTTCCCAAACGAATTTAAAAAGATGTTCAACAATCTACTGGAAGATAACGACCTGAAGTTTGATCGCCACGGCAAACCCCGCACGGCCTACAGCCTTCGGCATAGCTATATCTGCTTCCGCCTGCTGGAAGGGGCGGACATTTATCAGGTAGCTAAAAACTGTCGCACCAGTGTTGAGATGATCGATAAGCACTATGCGGCGCATCTTAAGGACATGATCGACACCTCTCTGGTCAACGTGCGCAAGCCGAAGCGGCAGGTCGAAGGACAGGCCCGCGAGGATGCGGTAGGGGAAGGCTGAAGAGCCGCCCCCACAAAGTCGTCAGGCAAGACAGGTAGCTGTCCAGCCGTCAGCTCTGGCCCCTTGGGCAATAAAGGAGCTGGACTAGATCAAAATGGATTCTTTAATTTAAGATTTACGAGTGTAAGTTAGAATTATCGCTATACTGGCGTGACGGGAGAACGCCATGCGTCATGACATCAAAGGCTTTAATAGTCACCCTGATATCTTCAAGCTTCGAGAATACGTCATGGGCGCACCCGACCATGTCTGGACGGGACGCCTTGACTATCAGGCCTGGGGAGCAACATCGAACCTCTTTTGCTACTTTACTGACACCCAAACCGGCAAGAAATGGCGCCTGAGCGTCTTCAGCACTAGGCAATACAAGCCCTCCAAAGGCGGCCCCGCTTTTGATGAAGAGCCACTTGGCGGCCTCTATGAAATCACCCCCGGCAAAAGCAGGAACGGACTGCCGACCTTCCTATCTGCAAAGAAACTGCCCTGACAGCAAGAAGCGCGCCGCCTGCGCGTCGCGCTTCTTCCCGGGTTGTCGCGCTGAAGGACAACCTTCTGGACATACTCGCGTTCATCCAGCCGCCTGTCCTCCGGCGGCGGCATGACGGAGACT
This window contains:
- a CDS encoding homogentisate 1,2-dioxygenase translates to MASRKTLQYQSGFGNEFATEALAGALPEGQNSPQKPPYGLYAEQLSGSAFTVPHKQQKRTWLYRIRPSVMHKPFTQYVHPSFAAPKSAAPASPNQMRWDALPLPKKKIDFVDGIVTMAANGNPDEWSGLAVHRYAANASMDKRFFYNADGEMLIVPDFGSLTFRTEMGMLDVAPGEIIVIPRGIKFAVDLQDDNARGYICENYGAHFTLPDLGPIGSNGLAYPRDFLYPVAAYEEKEGAYKMIAKFSGSLWQAALGHSPLDVVAWHGNYAPYKYDLSKFMAINTVSFDHADPSIFTVLTSPSGVMPGVANVDFVIFPPRWSVAEHTFRPPYFHRNVMSEFMGLIAGVYDGKEGGGFEPGGCSLHNCMSAHGPDAAAVEKATNAQLAPVYMKGATAFMFESRYIMKPTPQALKHGLQEDYYAVWKSIKKTFKK
- a CDS encoding DMT family transporter, which codes for MTSLLLMMMSVLMFSLYPLLASLGLRNNDPILFVSMAHLACGLVAAAAAAFMLRKKYGTKKRSSVFKIDGKTWALIAATATAGAINHMCFMFALLKTSKAGATIIYETWPIIGAWLAPFLIAKGWEQARRMDYVFGLLAVAGIAFVVAADNHGLLSSFDVSLLKNIDPDRLTGYGLALLGSVGVAVSTALRRRVTRGFAAKFGDDVVIGAYLGSAFTRLAALPVFAVGFMLFHTSGTITFNGIGLAAITGIAVHLLGSLCYLFSILRNPNPSIPVPDFLAPIMAVAWLYVGGYSSLTDLAVIGGLFVITANLLVTVRAEDGFAYTASILTILLGGGYCYFTQGSVLADFYDAVALSAVFYAILIAFAWDRVLERTKHEEGLALDIAYGIEAIKQEAKLKVGALRRLVTGAHAVITTTDRAAIGAAYHDLTALKPELGHHDSVSRIYRDLDTLILSKTKDIMLSEIVLLCLIGGITFFGILGYRPAGLWPDMMAFIMGGAIVFIFFAIFDQQNARNKSMLQATPDSLCSISGAAFESRHEFKLVTIILIGIMLAVFYGLFKFKYGV
- a CDS encoding site-specific integrase yields the protein MQASANEAGTHKILNGKVQLFRRAEDGPWHCAASFGNSTQVRKSTKETSLALAKQVAEDWYLEMKGKARAGLLERDKTFAEAADKFSEEYEAVTKGHRSPKWVQGHKDRIRLHLLPYFGRKPLPEISAGVAQEYRAHRMTQPEGWDEEEKGPWNPPARNTIHNEIVTLSMILKTAHRHGWIGQVPDLSDPYRRQSKVEHRPWFTPNEYKQLFEATRKNAAKPKSLRFKWHAEQLHDFVLFMANTGLRPDEVSLLQFRDVEIVDDEYSGERILEIEVHGKRGVGYCKSMPGAVLPFERLRDRKRLKTVTTDDGKTTEVSVIPEPNDLLFPNEFKKMFNNLLEDNDLKFDRHGKPRTAYSLRHSYICFRLLEGADIYQVAKNCRTSVEMIDKHYAAHLKDMIDTSLVNVRKPKRQVEGQAREDAVGEG